The Trichoderma asperellum chromosome 6, complete sequence region GCAAATCACACAAGCGCCAGCTGTATTACCACTTAATCTGCCAATTCGGCACTCGACCCCCGACCCCGACCCCCAGCTTAGGCTGCTTTTGTTCAGATAATGTGCAACCTCAGGTAGTGCCGCTGTCAGCGCACTGATGTCCGGGCCTCTCGGGTTACATGACAGGAGACGAAGGATGGGCATCTAGAGACGGCTAGGGGTCGGCTTTTTACCCAATATATTCCGTCTCCGAAGCCACGACGGAGAATGCAAGGCGTGAACGATGTGGGAACTTTTGTACTACCCGCCATGGGCCAGATCGGCCATGACGGCTTTCGGTCAGTTTTCACCAGGTTGATGGCTTCCGGAGCAAGCATGCCACCTTGAAACAGACGAAGTAAATCATTACCGAGAAAAACCGGAACAGAGGGAAGCAGTGAAAGGGAAAGCGTTCACATCTCAGTCCCTGGAACACTCATGTCCATTTTCCTCTATACGTCTTCAGTCTCCCTCCCACCATTTACAGGCATATCCTTGCCTTGATCCAGTAGATGGTGCTTAGTGACTTTACGGTGGTACCACAAGTACGAGTAAAAAGTTCCAGCACAGCTCCTCATCTGAAGCAGGCGATTCCTGATTAATACTAGGGATAGGGTTACGACATGAGAAGTTCCGAGAGCTGGGACTAGTATCTGGCATGGAGCGCGGGAGGCATCAGTGTCCGTCCTACTGGTGCGTTAGGTTCCCCAGTTGGATTTTGTGGCTGCATCAAGCTAGGTGAGGAGTATGAAAAGTGTCTAAGAAAAGTAAGACACCCAAGAAAAGCGGTCTTGGAACAAACATCAATGGATTACCGCCAACTCTCTATTGTGCATATGACCAGCCAAGGTGATGTCGATGTTTAGATTCCGGTTATGGCTGACATGCTAGACAGAAAAGGCTTATGTATTCAGTCTCATtgcctaaaaaaaaagaaaagaaagggggaagaagagaaagaagaaagggagaaaagtaggaagaaggaagaagagggtgggggaagaaaggaagTCCTACGGCAAGCAAAACAACTGCTTGGGAGAGTTGAAAGAGAATTAAGCCACCAAGTGAAGTGTTACCACCCCCAGCCTCACCGAGAATATGCATTGCCAGGCTCCGATGCGCACCCGCACTTTATGAGCATCGGGTGCGCTGCTCGTAGCCCAATAAGGATGATCTGGATAGAATCACCAAGGCATGCCAGACGAGGCCCACCAGACTCGGTGGATCTCTCCTTAGCAATCGAGATCGCTTAGATGCGGCCAAGCCATCCACTCTCGCGCCGGTTGCTAGACCAGGATGACCTGGCTCTCCACTTTGCTTGCTCCTGTGCGGACTTGGTCTAAATGTCTTTCTTTCATCAAGAATGACGatagtagtaaatatattGCTTCATTCAGCTTTTATGTACTCAAATAATCCCCTCGTGAAGCGAGTGGCCCGAGGATGCAACGTGGTGGAAATAAAGGCAAAAAGTCTGCTTGTGAAGGAGCCACTGACGAGCCAGAAGGCTGCTCGTGCTCCCCTAATGCTACTTTATCCATTGCTCTTTTCCCAGTGCTTGCTACTACCACATAGCAGCAGTATCACTTCGCACAATACTCCTATTACCGCCTTTATAGACTGAATATGGGCCTGTATTTGGGACGCTAGCGTTCGAACCCACATCCGTAACCCATGGATGCTGCGAGGCAAGAGAGATGAGCGCGCACTATGATGTCGCCCAATGGAAAGGGATACTTTTTATTCCCGCTAATAAGCCGCTACGGCACCAGCCGCTTCTCTATTTATCTTGGCGCCGCTGTAACAGTAACACCGAATCCACAAGCAAGCAGCTAAGCACTTTAAGGTGATCGGCTGTGACAGCAAAtgcagctcagccagccTCAGCTAGCCATCGACTCATGCAAAGACAATCTTAGACGACACCCCTGAGGCCGCGGGACGGTTCCTAGTACCCTTGTATTGGATGGACAAGAGAAATCGCAGCCGTATTTGGGGTACCATCGGCGCTTCCTCAAACTACATGCACGAACTCACACTTACGTGACCACCTTATAGACTGGTGAGTGAGAAATGCGATTCTTACCTAGGGCTGCAGGTTATTatcaagatttttttttactactaCATAGGTAGTAGCATATAGTAGTATCCAAATGTCTCATTTGTAACACATTCTTTCCTAATCCACATAGTAAACCACAGAGAAAGTTAGCTTGTCAGCCCTTAGATTCACTTTCCTACCAAAACATCTCTGTCACACAGATTTGGTACAATCACAACGTTAGATGATTATTACCCAGTCGAAAACTAGCACGCTAGCGACACCATTGAACTATGTGCTTATACCGTCGTTTTCTCATCCCTGTACAGCTGAGCAAGCACGAAAACAGCCACCCAGTAGCGGGGGAAGACTCATCGCTCAGTCTAGCTAAGTTATACGCCGCGGCTTTCAgcgagagacagagacaacAACAACGGGCGGGAATGTGTGGATCGCTGACGAAAAGAATCCTAAGCGCCTCATTTTTCCTTGCTCCTCACGCCATCCGTCCCTAAAGTCCGCCGACAAAGCCTGTTAATTAGTACATAAAAACATCAGATGAACAACCGGGCCTCTAGATTAGATGCAATCAGCTAAGTACATAGTAGCTCTTGATTTGCTCATGTCTCTATTTTACAAGGGTTTTAATTTACCACATTATGGAATTGGGTAACCCAGTGGCCGATATTCACGCTGTATAGCGTGTACATCGAAGCAACTACAAAAATCTAACCCGGGTATAATGCATGATTTTTATTCTTGGTATttagagagaagagaaagcccGCTAGGGTAAGTCTTGCCATATAAACTGGGCACCGGCTTGTTATTGTCTTCACCATCACGGTGAATAAATGACATCCCTTacataaaatctataatttcgAGTAAATTTCTGCTGAGAGTTTTCTGATTAGATATAATGGAGTACATAAGTTGTTTGATGATTGTCTTCAGGTTCAATTGAGCCTCCATGCCAGGAAATTCAACGAGCAGCTAAATCCTTTACAGTTGGACCTTCCGTCATCCAAGCCTGCTATTGCAGCTTGAAAGGATTAGGTCCTTCGAAGTTTTCTGCCTATACTTCTTGACTCAGATGGCAATTTGCCACCTTCAAAACGGGACGGGGCGGGGGGGGGGCAAGACTTGGCCTATGTCGTGATGCCATCGCCGTACAACAACAGTCCCGCTCCTAGTATTACCCCGGAGAAAAAACCTAGCAATCCTAGAATACAAAAATATGAAGAACGCTTTGATCGAGGATGATGCCATCCCTAGAGATTCTTGCAGTTCGCTCAAAGAAACAAGGCCCCGAGTGAATGAGATGTCCGAGCTGATGCTAGGTGATTTTGGAGAAACATGCATACATTAAGAACGTACATGTATAAAGCAAGTGGAAATCCTGAGCTACACCGTGACATTCAGAGCGGGCTATTTACAGCTATTTGTAGCTCCGCGGGGAGCATTCCGAGGTTACACTTATCGTAAGAAGTCGGGCTGCTGTGTAAAATGTGgcaatttataaaaatagtctGGCTTGCATTGTGGAGGCATCACTCTACCTGAAGCTTCAAAAAAGGGGCggaagagggggggggggggcgctTGGCAGTTGcgttctctcctctccttcttcttgatatGAGACAATGAGTAGTGAGAGGGAGATGCATCCTACTAGCAGCCACTGTATGTTAAGGGTTGTTGGAACAGCTTAGAATTTTAactgcctcttcttttcccgaCACACTGGTAATTCTGCAAGGGAGACGAGATAGGCGCTCGATCAaagacaagctgctgctattaatattattgctgccaccaccaccaccactaggTGGTACATAGCTCAGTCACGTACATCTCAGCTAGTAACACCAGAAATAGTGAATTTGCTAGTAAATATCACTTGTATGTGCAAAACTCCAATATATAGGACTATTAGAGACTTGTACAGGccattatcatcatcgtaGGCGCCATATGCATGTTCTAGCTGCAGAGACGGAGCTTGATGGGATGAAAGGGCCACTTGTAGGGAGGGAGGGGTTGATATAACAAAGTCTAAATTTTTCTACATcctattttaatctttaagTGTGATAATTCATTATTGATGATGGAGTGCTGTATCTGTACAGTTCATACTCGGATAGGCCAAGACCAGAATTTCATCCTCTCTTCATATTTTGGGGGCTCTTTCCAGCTAAACTGGAAGAATAGAATTAACAAACAAGTCGTTTTTGAAGTTTTGAAACAGATATTGAAAGATTATTCAACGCATATCTGCTTAGGAGACCCCAACATTCCTCGAATACCACAATAGTAAGATGTGATATGTGGGGGAAAAAGGATGCGCGTATCCAATGCGCGTAGAGGCTCACAAATAGAATACATTCATACAATacctattaaaaatataaatagacCAGTAGAGAGAATTAAGAAGAGCTGAGATGAAAAATCCAGTATGTAGAGACGCCTTTTCCAACTGGCTGAGCGAGTGGCAATGGTTAATTGTGATAATGCTATGAGCAGATCTTGTATTTTTACCTATATGCATAAGCAGCTTTCCATTGGGCCGATCCTATCAAACGTATATTGAAATAGGGAACAGCAACGATAGAAAATTATACCCGTGTATCGAGGCTTCTGCTCCCTCTTTCTGCTTGCGAGATACCCAACCTGTACACGAGGGAGGAGTCGTGTTTTAGCTGATTCGCGACATGAGAACTTTTTCATTCGCTGAGAATGGGGACAGGGATCTCACGTTCCTGCAGCGTAGACAACTGCTTCTCCCACAGGATGGGAGGCTATTCGTGGGTGAAGCCTTGTATGCTTCTTGTTGTGGCACTAAGGATGTTCATAAACTGAGCACTGCTCATGACTTACGCAGCTAAATAAATGGATGCATGACTCCATACGTAAATCAATTATAGCTATTGCTCACGAAAGAGATATTAAATTCTCACAAAAAGAATTCTTAAGGAGATATCTCTTATGTGGACATATATCAACTTGCATGTACCTCATGTGTCAATGGTCGCTTGCAGCTAACCGCGGTCCTCAACGGGCTTTAATGGTTGGTCCCGGTAGCACAACGCTAATTTGCCGCCTGTAACCCATACGAGGTGGCGCATCACAGCACTCACCCGATCCTCGAAAAACTTGAACACCCAAGCTGCTCAGTGTGGCATATCCTAAGTTTGTTGTGCTACGCAAGCAGAGAATTGCTGTGCTCACATAGCTGTACAAGGATATCCGCTGTTGATCTTGCTCGCTGCATGCATTAGTAGCACCGAGATGACTCAAGTCATTGAGCTATTCCACCTGCGAGCAATCTGCGACGTTGATCTGATAATCTTTCTAATAAACACGTTTTGCGTAtggagagaaacaaaaggagGTATACACTCTTCAAACACCAAGGCAACAGAGACACATGGCACCCAATACCAAAGTCAGTCTCGATCTAAAATTTAAACTGAGCAAGCGAAATTGCACAAAAATCAAGACGAACAGCGTTGTCAATCACCATTTCCAGCCACAACAGACCACATGGAAACGGTGAAGGAAAATACAAAGCCCTTGATTATGTTGGCACGCGGTATATGGAGAACCATACTAGGTACTTACTTATACCCTGTATTCCACACGGTAAAAAGGTTTCCTACATTATAGCCGTGACTCTCTCGAGTCCAACGCAGTACTCGATCCCGTAAAAGGGCCAAAAAGATCAACCAGCAGAGCATTACAGATTCAAGCCGATCTGGAGTTCATAAAAATCCTGACCCACCAGATTCTAGCTATATCACATATCAAAAATGACGTAATCAAGTCTCgggctatttattattattttcttttaatcaACTTTTATGATCGCCGATGTCTAAAGCTGGCCCGTATCCTCAACCAATGGCGGCCGTTTAGTAGAACTAAACTCGTGCATGAGCCAAAAGGAGCCCAAATTTCAGAatcatttcttctcttcgttcCATTCTTTCCTTGTTTCCCATGGAAGTTATGTGGCGAAAAGACACGGCTTCCCCGCCTGAGGCAAAAGATAGCTGCCAAGCAAAAGCCAGCATTTGTGATGCCTACTTTGAGCCAAGTACAGCTCACCTACTTCGTACAGAGCGGTAACTCAGCTTCTGTGTTAGTATAAATCAAGTATTCACCGTCACCAACACCAGCAGTCCCCAAGTGTGTCCTACCCACCCCGCTATCAGAGGGGTGCCAACTCTGTGATGTCCCTGTGGGCACTTCTGCTCACCCAATCCTAGCTGTCGTCACATATCAAGCATAATCCTAGTATTTAGAGGTAGCAAGAGTGCACCTCGTTGCACTGGGCTATAGGTCTAACTTGTAGAACCATCTCCTTTCCTAGATCCTGCACACCACTTCATACATGCTGTGATTCAGAGTGTAGTCTGTACTATACTATATATGGAACTCTCTTTTGTCAGAATTTGAAGATTGAATGGATGATCCTCACCGCAACTCTACTCACCTTGACTCAGATCAGCGAATACTACCTGACGCTACTACACATATCATAGCCACGAGTGAAAAATAATCTATAGCCGCTGTCAGGTAGGTAACCTGCCGTTTCGGTACTCGCTCAACCCCTAAAGAATGGGCCATTGCATTGCCAGAGAAGGCCTACAGTCTATCGCTGCCTGTACCTTTTCCTTATTTTCTCAAGCGGCAACAAAATTGGCTGAAAGTTCAAGGGGTCGGGCAACTATTACCTGTATACAATCACCCGCTCTTGAGGAAGCGGGTAAGCCGAGTGACCAAGGCTTACTGGTAATACAGTAATGCTGGACTTCAAATCAGCAGTGATATTTCTCCCTCGAGTGGTGCCTGCGCTGAGAAGTTAAAGATACTTCGCGTGATTTACGCGTGGGACTCACTTGGTGCCTAATTCTGCAAGGAGCACCTTGGCCGCCAACCTCCTTGCATCTCTCTACTGGATTTCTATCACGTGTTTCTCATTTCCGAATAGCATCAGTGCAGCAACTAGGGTTTGTACTCCGTCATCCGGGCGAGCAGTGAAGCTGCCTGCTTCGGAGGTATATAACAATCAGGAGCAGATCTTACCAGAAATGGTCGATATGGGGCTGGCTAGCCATTTTCAATTGCCTTTGAAAATTACTAACTGCAGTAGCaaactcttttctttcctatTTGGATCCTTTGACAAGGCTACCTCCAATTAATACATTGAGCCTATGAACACTCTACGATGCCTACAACCCAAAACTTGCCCTTACTGTAATTCGAAGAGAGTATTGATCAGAGCTGCGTTAACAACTGCAAGATAAAATGATGTGCTACCGATGTTTTTCGACTAAATCCAAACAAATCCATTACTAAAATCGCAAAATAATACTGCCAGGTTATCTCACGATCCAACTAGTCAGCTTTATTACTCTGTGATATTGATCTACCAACAAAAATCcaaaaactacttttttgTCTTACTACAGCAAGTGGGGGCTTAAGCGGGTGGCGTAATCCTGTATTTTTCTTACCGCAAAAAATCTCCGATAGTCATACAAGACAGGGAAGATATGGCTAGACCGATTCTGACGACAGCTCTTGGCTTTTGGAATAGGTTCCAAGCTGAAATCGTATCTTCAGTAATATTGCAGGATTGTCTATAGGTGCCGTGATGCTGTAATCTGCACGTCGCCATCTAGGAAACCAACTCCCTGCCCAGCATCTAGTCGGAGCCAATTAACACTTTCACTACAGAACAACTGCCaaacgagaagagaggaagccATAAACGCTGTTAACTTGTGGTTAGTCAAGCTGAAAAATATATTAGAAGCTTCTTGGCTGCCTAGCACTACGTCATATAAGACGCCTTCCAAAGGGAGGCATAGCGAGAAATAGGTTACTGTCATTCAAGCCGAAAAAGCAACTACATTAGAATGAATCCTCTATCGTTTCTCgattcttatatagttaattcaTTCGATAAATACAAATTTGCTTCTTCAAACCCAACCATGCATTTGAAGGAATGGCATACTAATGAATAAATTTCGCATAAAATCAGTCTTGGGAAAGCAGGTTAGGAAAGAATAAAACATTGAGACAAAAGAAGCCGGTTACCTTTTGTTTAATCAGGCGAAGCTTTAAGGGAGCTATACGTATGTACTAATACGTAATATATGTCTGGTGTAGCTGGCATTCTAGCTCTATTCTCGCTTTGCGATGTCGGCCCGTGTGTCCCTCCTCTTATCACTGGCCTTGCAATGGTCTCATCTAAGTCGATAGTCACTACTAAGCCAAGCTTTTATTGGAGCTTTCGCCATGAAATCTGGCCACGGTAAGGATGCTCACCTGGCTAACGCCGATACCAAGCCAGCCTTGTCCGTTAATAGCGGTTTACTTCCCCCCTTACCTTATTTAGATCGCCCTACCACTTCTTTGTTAAGCATACTTCCATTTCAAGCTATACTTAATCTTCAATCACTCACTTTTTTCCTGCGATTCGATAGCAAATAAAGCTGCACCAAGCCCAGTGTCCAGCTAAGACTCGATTTTACGCTCTACCAACTGCGGTTCGTTCATGCCCAGATTCTGGTTGGCTGATTTCATTAGACTGGAGTGCCCCATACTGACTCTTACAACATCCTTTTTAGAAAGTGGTGTCCTGCTCAGACGGCCTATTGGAGTTTTGAAGGAGACATCTTATATACCTCCCCTGTAACGAGATGCATCTGGGGTGCTACGGGTATTCACACTTACTGTCTTCTAGCCCCTCTTTCTCGTCATCCGCTGCGCACCCGAAACGACTAAGACGGCATCGCTGGTTGGTTCTAAGCCGAAAAGATACTGACAGCGCCCATATTGGTATCAGCAGTGGCTGTATCGTTGACATTGGAAATTCGCCACGCGATATAGAGTCGCAGGCTCGCGTATAAGCGCTTTTCGACGAACTgatgcctttttcttctccagagaCACAATAAATACCAATACCGAATATAAGATGCCAGATAATCTCCAACTCTTGATCTAACTGCTTATCTCAAATTAACGGCTCACGTTTCATCCGCGTTCATCCAACATCTACATAATCCCTGGTCTCCCCTACGTTTTGGAGATATCCTCGTTTGTGTGCCATCTTAAAAAGCCATTGAAGCACATATATCTTTAAAAGTTCATTTACAGGCTTCGGTAGCCGGCAAAGAACTGGGGAAGTAAAATTGCTGTCTGTAGGCGCACGTTACCACGTCTcgtctcatcatcagcatctacTGGCAGGGGTACATATCTACTGTCATTGATCTTCTCAGTTAACTAGTTGCTGCTTCGACTACACCAATTTGATTACAAGCCCGAACAAAGCGAGCCCCGAGGGCGTGCATGCACAAGAAGTGCGACACCCAGTTATTACTAACGGCGAAAACCCTCGCCACTGATCGCCGCTAGTTGTGAGTTGCGTAGCTATCCTCTGTCTGACAAGGAGTGTTTTAGCATTTAGGGTAGCGTCCGGGCAACTGGTAGCTGATTATGCTCCAATAGATGCCGCGCCGGAAAACTTCCAACCCATCGCCTGAACCCCCTGCTGTgagattctttttattttttgttcTGTTTCTGACTATTTGTTTTCGTTGAGAAACGATTTTGTCTGTTTGGGCATATAATCACTAATTTGAAAactcttgaagaagaaaggtcCGATATGGGCTACCCCTTGTCGGCCATGCGCTGGACGTATGATAAAGAATCCCGGCCACGTATGCCGCGGACAAGGTGGTccgttcttttctcttccccatGCTCTACCGAGACGTCCCGTTTACCCTGGCGGTGTTTTGCTACGTATCTTCCACATGCACCTTGCGGTAAAGAGATAATATAGCTGACATAAACCATTATCGGGCTGGCGCATTGTAGAGAATAGTGCAAAATGTTCTCACTGCGTCGCTGGCCACCACAGGTGCGAGGACGTATGTGGTCCCTCTCATCATTGTTACCATTGTCTGCATTTGGTATTCTCACCATCAGATTGCCCCCCGTCAGCAACATACGATTGCTTACAAAACTCCTGCTGAACACATCTTGTACATAGCTGCTTGTAGACAGAGATGGCAAAATCAAGCCTGCAGCGcgcgctgttgctgctgcatcccTCAAAGTGTCCCGGGGCGAGGAGGTCAGTGTTTCACTTACAGAATCGGTTGCTCAACGACGTTTCCCTTTCCATAACCAGCATGGGTGTGCTCATTGGAAAGTCAGTTGCTTGTTGAGCCGGCATCTACGGAATCTTTTATAACAATAGCGTTTGATTTTctactcttttacttttttttgaTGGCTAACAATCCTCGCGTTGCTCACTTCCAGGTTCCTGAATATGAAGACTTGGCAGCCAGATACAATTTACTTGCTCGCCGAGAAGCCAAACGAAGAGCTCCGCAGTCATCTGCCTCTACCACTGCCTCAGCCCCCGCCTCTGTCGTGAGCACGGATGCTCTAGCTGGACTGATACGGAGACAAAACGAAATCCTTTTGGACATCCGCGCGGAGCTGAGCGCAATGCGCGAGAGGTCTGGCGCGGGGACACCGCCGGTGGAAGATTCAGATGTGTATGAAGATGACTATGAGCATGGCTCGGAAGCTGGGGAGTGATTTGTACATGCAAGGCTAAGCTCAACTGCATGGCAAGATGCTTTGCCCCCTGCGGCGCAAAGTCTTGCTCGATAACTGTGCACGTGGCATATGTGTGAGGTGTC contains the following coding sequences:
- a CDS encoding uncharacterized protein (EggNog:ENOG41), encoding MIKNPGHVCRGQGENSAKCSHCVAGHHRCEDLLVDRDGKIKPAARAVAAASLKVSRGEEVPEYEDLAARYNLLARREAKRRAPQSSASTTASAPASVVSTDALAGLIRRQNEILLDIRAELSAMRERSGAGTPPVEDSDVYEDDYEHGSEAGE